GATTGGAATTCACTCTTTTAGTCTCCTTCTGAAGTCTCTTTAGCCCTAACTTTTAATCTCATTACTGTGTGTTACTCCTGGCCTTAACTCAAACCAGTTTATAATAAAGTCTGTGGCTTGTGTTTACCAGGGTGGCAGgattaaatttaaattcaatTCTTACAGACTTTACAACTTCTAAATAGTAATCTAGAAAGGCTTGTGtgtaaaatagaaaaacagGCTTACTCTCTTGATTCTCCATGTTAACGTGCAACCTTTCTCATACCTGTCCCTTGCAGCTTTGATACTCACTGTGGGAGCTGAGAAAAATTTGCCACTGGCCTGCTTTGTTTGCTTACCTTTATAAAAGTGTCACTAAGGGGCTGGGTTAAGTATTTTGACCTACTTCAGGCAtcacaaggtttttttttcctttctaaagcaAAGATTGGCTTTTCACACTGCAGGGCTACACCTTTCCCTCTTCCAGTAATCTGCCTTTAGCTGCCTCTCCCATGGAGAACTCCTGAAAGAACTTGTCTGCCTTTGCCTGGGGCCAAGAGAGGGGAAGGGGGTGGAGGAGAAAACCGTTTTGCCATTGACAGGCAAAAGACATGGAGCTTTTGAGGCTGTGGGATTTAGCCTCCCTTTCTCACGATATGCAAAACTCTGCCAGGATTATGGGTCACACTGGAATGCATTTTTTCGGAGGACAGGCTGTGAGTTAGTACTACCAGACTTTGTAAATATAGGGGGATAAGACTGGCATACTTCAGTGGATTATCTACACTTTGTACTTCCTAAAAGTATGCAGGAACCCTGAGTGTTGGGCGCAGAAAGGCTTTCTGTGTTTGAACAAAGGTCTGTGCAATTACAGATACCAGCTCACACAGAGCAACTTTTGTTCCACTGGACTAGGAAGGAGGTTCAAAGGGGGAATGAAATGTGTTGACCTACCAACTACTTCCTATCTCTGCTGATCTGGGGCTGGGAGTTGTGGTTGATTTGTGGAGGCAGCAATAATGAGATCAGGCAGGAAGGGCATTCGTGTCTCTGCAACACTTTAATCTTTCAGTGTCTTCAGATTATATCAGAGAATTGCTTTATGAATCGTAAAATGGAGAAACTTTCGGCATGGAAGTTATATCTGCTAATCACAGCTCACCTTGTGTTGTAAAGGACCAAGGGTGAACAGTTCTTTACTCAAATACAACCCAGATAACCCAAGGGGAGTGCCTAGAAATAGCAGATGTTCAGTCTCAGAAGTTTGTGGTGGGACACCTTTCCAGTACTGCTCCAGCTCACTGGAGGCAGAAATTCTAGCACAGCAGGTTTGCTGAAGATACAGTGCCAAAATAATTGATGATGTAAAAGGGCAGCGTTcctttgctgctgttcttgAATTGTGCTAGCAATAAAATCGGACGAAACAAGTTAACTAGCCCTGTAAATGATGTACAGTTAGCTCTAACCTTGTGTCCTGCACCAGTAATATCCTTCAGTCTCTGGAAGCATTGATCACGTGTTTATATTGTGGTTCATAGCAGTTTCAATCTAGACCAGTTTATATAAATTAGTGGCTTTATCTGATTTTGCGGTGGCCAGAAGCATAACTCTTCTTGTGTTATGGTGAAAGTCAGGCTTTGGCTCTGCAGGATTGGGGCTTCTGGCACGAAGCCAGTGCAGGTCTCTGTTAGGCAGCCTTACCTTAGtccaacagcagcaaaactctTCCCTCTGACTCCCCTCCGACCTCGGGGCAGGCCTCATTAGCAGATTAAATCCAGAGTTAAATGAGTCCTCTGGGAGCAGAGGAtgcagtgcctgcccctctaGCTGAAAGGATTTTCCTAAGGTCAGATAAGGACCTTATCTGTGACTCCAGATCAACAGATAAAGTTTGTTTTGCAAAAATCCATGAATAATCCTGGGAAAATCTGCGCCAAGTGTGATGTCACACCCCTTGCCTACTTTGAAGTTCatcagggggaggagggcatGTAGAGTTCCTCCCTCCGTCGTCATAAATCTCTTCTTCCTTGTGTCCAGTGGCAggatcctgccctgctgcctccagtaGCCTGGAGTGTCAGGGATAGCTTTCCCATTCCACCTGCCTCCCTGGCCACTGCCAGCCCGGGGTCACGCCGAGGTAAGTGTGGGCAGGAGGCCTTGGAGCGGGATTATCCACCTCCCCAGGCTCCTGCCCTCGCCAATTTTCTGGTCAGTAACTCTGTGAAAGGAGAGCATGTCTggtgcagcagggacaggcaggcaGGGGAGGATCGTGAGAGATGAAGGGGAGGAAGAAATAAGGGCTGGATtctttccaagagaaaaaactgTCTGTCCAAGAATTTAtccaaaatgcaaattaaatattCCTCTGTCCATCACTAAGTTACGGTGAATGGGTGGCTGTGCAGCATCCTGATGGGCTGGGAAATCAGGAACACGGTGTCTGTCTTTattcctttgcatttttctctgtcCAGACAGGAACTTCTGTGTCTGTTGGAGTCATTCTCAGCCTCCAGTTGGGACACACTTACTGCCAATTTAGActtagaaaagaaagaggagacaCACCAGACTCTGAGCCCCATGTCTACATTTGGAAAATTGTCCTTCCTAATAAAATGGACCATTTCCTAAACCACAGGTCTGGACTACTCATGAATGCAGAGCCCTCAATTCCCAGCTGGGGCACAATGAAGTGAAATGATGCCTTTCTTGATGTTGACTGAGCAAAGAATAATATTCTTGTATCCCAAGGGTTGCATCCCAAGGGGAGCAAAGAGCCAAGTGTTTGGGTAACTGGAGCTCACGTGGCAGCAGCAAACTGCCCCAGGCCCACAGTGGCTCATTAGGTCAACAGGGAGCAGAAGGGTTTGTTCAGGAGCATTGAGAACATGGATGATCATCCCTTAATTACACATTTTGCAGAAGAGGGTGaatgcaggagagcagagaacTGAGGAGTTTGTAGAAAATCTCAGGAGGCAATAGGAGATTAAGGACGCAGAAAACATCAGAAACATCAGAAAACTGCTGTATTGCCTATGCAGTAAGACTGAACCAAGCCCTCCATAAAGATGTTCAGGAGCAACAGATGCCTCAACTGTGAGACAAATGCAGCAACTGAGTCTTGTCTCACTGTAAGAGCTGATGTCCTGAGAGGCTGGAGGGAAGCCCGTGCCAGTTCAGTTTGGCCAGATGTAAGAGAGAAATTGAAAATCTCATATGATCTCGTAGGAGCAGTCAAGCTTGAATTTGGACCAAAAGCACATTGTATTGAGTTCTGAGTTTTATCCATCTGTAAAAAGTAGCAGAAATGACAGCAGGAGCCCTCACTTCCCACTGGGTCATCAGGGACCTCTCACAAAAGAATGGTCTTTTATTTACTGCCTTTCTCTTACACAGGCTGAAGCCTTCACCTGAGTGTGGACAGTATCAAAGACAGGAAACTTCTCATGGAAAAAAGGCAGTACTGAAATTAATGTTGTCAGCAGGATAAGCAGCAAATTCTGTCTTCCCCAGATGGCTCAGATTTTAACGGGGTCACCTTGCAAGACTTGCCTGTAGGATATTAAAGGTCGCAATGAAACTGTTGGggcataaaaaaatattatatccAAGAGATGCATCACAGACAGATGTTCCTTTTGACAGGTCATCCTTTGCTTAACTATTCTTCCATGTATATTTCCTGACATTCAATGCATCAGTGGCAGCTCCTGGGAATAGGAGGCTGTGTGGATGTTTGAAACAGATTGAAGTGAAGAGTGAGGGATCTACTTTTTATTTAGCAATAGCAGTGTGAAGCGCTGGAGTATTAGATATGTGAGGGCAGTTTCTTGCCTTGCACTCTCCTCGTCTGACAccttatttctctttctctcctcttcctgtcCTACCTTCCATCACTCTTTAACAAGtcacttcattttttaatgtgtgcaTTGACTAATCCAACCCTGCAAAGAGGGTGAAGTTCACCCTGATGCAAGACTCTGTGGGCATCAAACTCGATGTTTGCAGTTGACATTTTGTAGTGGTTTGTCCTCCCCTTTGCACAGAGATGTGGGTTGTGAAAGGGAGAGCAAGTGTGCATGTGCTCACAGCTGAAcagtattttgtaaatatttcctGAGAGCTTGTGAAATTTCTCACATGTTCTTGATTTCCCTTCAAGTCTGCAGTGTACACATGAAAAATATCCCTTGGTCTAGCCCTGGGATCAGAAGTGAGTAAATAGCCATCAGTTTTACAAGCTTTGAGGAGATGCCAAGCCCTGATGGCCAAGGGTGATACGCTGAGACTTTGGAAGCCAGGCCAGTGCACAAGCTGCAATTTCAGCCATATGCTTTCTTACAGTTTTTAAGTTTTAagctttttccttgaaaattacTTCCCCTGAGATAAGATTTCCCATGAAATGGCTCTGGCATATTTATACACGCTCTGAAGTTTCTGGTTAGCCAGATTCATTAGTGCTCTGGAGAATTTGAGGATATAAATCTTATCAGTCTGGGTGTGTTTGGGTTCACAGATGTGCCAATGACTTGGAAATGGGATTAATTGTAAATGTGACTTATTTGGGAAATGGCTGAGGACTTGGGTACTTCTGCATTTTAGCTTTGCTTGGGCGCACTGAAGAGCTCTTTGGCCCTGCCAGAGATTAGTTTTAGTACCAGTTATGAGATAAGCttaactcatccttaaaaacaGGTATGTTAAAGCTCCCTGCCAGAGGTTTGTTGTGGGGAAGGAATACTGCACTCataatacataatttttaatgtttatctTGCTGTTACTAAATTAattgcagggatggagctgtaAGCAGTGATGGAattcagacttttttctttctgttctttcaacTTTTGGGAAACTCAAAGATTCTTTAGTCTTTGAAGTTTAAGTGTGCTTATTTTTAACCATTAAAAAATCAGTATACTGGTCAGATTCATACAGACTCAATACACAGTGGTGTGAGAAGGAACTATAACCCTGGATCACACGTCCTTGGAAATAGCACCATAATTTTGCATTTCCAATGTAGCAAccgtttcttctttctttttggatCTTGCTCTTGGAGTCAAAGAGCAGTCAGCTGATTGCAGTAACATGCTCCattcagtaatttattttttgcagaaGGCAATGACTCACCATTTATAACATGGTGAGTGCTGAGAAGACTAGTTGAAGAGCAAAAAGCATAGATCAATTCATTCATAAAATGTCTTAGGTAACAGAGATGGAATTATATTCCTTCCAGTAAccttaaaagaaatagaaaataaggttgtgtactcagaaaaaaatattgtggtTAAGTCTGTTTAGCTGCAGGTTAGTGTTTGAAGGACAGTGGTGGAAGCCCCCTCTCATACTTGAGACTGATGTTTTTGTCTCACTAGAAAGAATTGTCCTGGACAAAGCCCCATGATGGAAGTTAATGAACCTGGTGACTTTTCAagttatttctatttctgaCCTCGCTGCTGGTGTAGAAATGCAGATAGGGTTGTCTGGTTATGTCTCATTCTAAGTCAAATCCATGCTCCATTATTTGAATGTTTGTGCCATGAATattcagaattttctttgtaCAAGAAGCAGTGTTTAATTTTTACTGTGTTAAAAGGGAGTGGCAGGTGAAATGCTGCATATATGAGCTGCAAAGTAAATTCATACTTGAAATTTCTCACTTTAAAAGTCTGTAGTAGGATGAATGCTTGTTTGAAATGCACCTGAGACACCAGCCTGCAATCAGCATTGCAAGTAATTACTAGGCTCAAAAAATACATACTACTGCATAGCAGATTTTGTCTCCAAACGTAAAACAAGAAGTAGAGAACACACGAGATATTCAGGAGGGTCTGTGGTTTTAGGATAAATTTATCATTCTGTACATGTGTATAGCAAAAACAGGGAGAGATTTGAAATGACATGATACAGTAAAATTTCCAAGCATTCCATATACTGGTCCTGTTAGGCTTAAgatctatttttttgttttagcttGTATTGCTTGTAAAGAATCTGTAACAGAGGATCAGCACTGGGACACAGGTCCCACTTGATACTCCCCATGTAACAGAAAATCATTGCTTgtattaaatgaaacaaaacaacagccCTGGCAGTGAAAACACATCAAAGATTTCCATCGAACTGTTGAAGTCAGAAgcatgttttaattattttagataCGAAACAGAAGCAGTTCAACTCTAACAAAAGTTTCTCACTGCAGATCATCCTGTGGGGTCGGACTGAGAAATGCCTGAAGGAGACCACGGAGGAGATCAGAATGATGGGGACAGAGTGCCACTATTTCATCTGTGATGTAGGAAATCGGGAGGAAGTCTATCGGCAAGCCAAGGCTGTGCGGGAAAAGGTCTGGGAGAACTCTGGTTGTGAAGGGgttgagggagctggagaaaaggaggctcacgGGGAGCCTTCTGGGtctccacagctccctgacaggagggtccAGCCGGGGGATATCAggatctgctcccagggaacagggacaggatgagaggaaatggcctcgagttgcaccaggagaggtttagattggattttagtgaaaacattttcatggaAGGGGTTGTAAAGCATcagaacaggctgtccagggcagtAGTGGaagcaccatccctggaagcgttcaaaaACCATGTGGATTGTGGCACCTGAGGACATGGGTTAGTGATGAACACAGTGGTGGAGCCGGGTtcatggttggacttgatgatctcaaaggtcttttccagccttgacaattctgtgattctgtgattcagtatTTGacgagaaagaaaatatattgggaaaaaagaagggtgACCATGCCAATAACGTTGTACAAAGTCTAGCTACCTGTGTGAGGTGATCCAAAGGATTGCAAGGCCCATAGGCAAGAATgttaaaagctgtgaaaataaTGATGTGTTTGGGCAGTAGTGGCTATTCAGCTCTAAGGTAACTGCCAATTTGTATGGGGAGATACAGTTTGTCACAagtaatttgccttttttttgcagGTGGGTGACATCACCATCCTTGTGAACAATGCTGCTGTGGTCCATGGGAAGAGCCTGATGGACAGCGACGATGATGCACTGCTCAAATCTCAGCACATAAACACCCTGGGACAGTTCTGGGTGAGACAATCTCTTGTGTCCCACATAGTCAAAGCTGGGAAAGAGAGTGACGGATTACAGCCAGTAGGTCTTTCTAAGGGATGCTTGATAAAACCAGTCTGTcttaaaaacaagagaaaaaacaatgcGAGGGGCAATGGCCAGAGGGAGGAgatcaaaaataaatacaatctTTTCAGTATTACTCAGTATTTGATGCTCTTTATtcccattctgtgatttccagAAAAACATTTGATGACTTTGTCAAAGCCTGAGCTCACAGAGGAGTTTTCTGTATGGTGATGTGAAGGGAACATGAGAGGAGTGTGGGACTACATTgctcagggaagggagctgTGAAACTCAGTCCATTTTGAATCAgacaatagaaataaaaaagggcTTCTTGTGATTTCATCTCTTTGTTGAAGACTTTATCCCGTACAAGTTCTTAAGCATAGAATGTACTCTGTTCTTGGCCTTCATCTGGAGGTACTGCTTATATACGTGCTAGGAAAGACTTCTGTTGTGTTTCTACACAAACTTTGCCTGCTTAGAGTCTCAGAAAATGGCAAAGCAACAAGGTCCTCTGCCACTCCTTTCCTGACATAATGAACAGGACATTGGGGTTTGTCGTGTCCGTGTCAccttatttttttcagtcagtgtTGTTTTTGATGTATCACTGCTGAGcaaatcttttttatttcttttcttcttttaactcTGTTATTCTTCAGACCACCAAAGCATTCCTGCCAAggatgctggagctgcagaatgGGCACATTGTTTGCCTGAACTCTGTCCTGGCCTTGTCAGCCATCCCTGGTGCCATTGACTATTGCACCTCCAAAGCCTCATCATTTGCTTTCATGGAGAGCCTgaccctggggctgctggactGTCCCGGAGTGAATGCCACCACAGTCCTGCCCTTCCACACCAGCACAGAGATGTTCCAGGGCATGAGAATCAGGTCAGTTCAGGGGAACTAGAATAAAGTATCTCATTTTAAATGAATCATCAAAATACACTCCTAATTAATGCTTCATTTAGTTAAGAGAATTTGATGTCTCATTTGGCTGCCTGGGAACAGAGGGTCAGTCTAGGCCACCTGGGACTCATCAGACTGGTTCCCTCAGTGTGCTAGGAtattcctgcagcctgttctggGGGAGACATTGGCTGCTACAGGGAGAACTGGAAGCTGTTTTTCCCTGCGTGTATTCAAGCCATAccagagagggaggggaggcaaTCTGCAACTGTGGTCATGCAAAAGGACCAGTCTACAAATTACTTCAGAATTAACAGTACAAGTTCCTTCTTTATTCACTGGAATACTTAATCCTTTCCCACTGAAAGGAATGACAGTCATTTACTGAAGTGAGACTATCAGTACCTCCTTTTTGCCCCTGTCCAAGAGAACAAGTAATGGCTGTCAAAATTAATCTTTTACAATGGGTAAAATAACCTGTTAATACAGATTGTGCTCTCATAGTCAAGAAAATCTGCAGTGTCAAGCTattgcaggagctgggaaaagccttATGTTTGGTATTAAAGGCAATggaggaaaatatttgtctttcaCCTGTCAAGGATTTGAATCAAGCAAAGAGGAACAGAgaataaatggaaaaacacCAGCTCTGAAAAGACAGCATTTGGTATTGGTTTGCATTCAAATTAAGAAAAGCCTTGAATCAGGGCTCTGATTACGCTGTGCCACTGCGGATGctaaaaagcaggagcagaggaaaatgcttcagcagctggaaaattcctctgctcctgctttttagCATCCACATGCCACTTCTCACTGAAGGCACCAACATGCACATTCTTAACTGTTTAGCTCACCCAGTAGTACTGGTTGGAACTGGGCGTTCTGCTTTCGGGCTTTTTGGCTGGAACTAGAATTTTCTGCCTCTTAGAGGAATAGCTGGTCCTGGGCATGTTTGAAGGCCAGTAACCAGTGATAACTTAGAGAAACAGGACTTGGGCAGTGATAAccttaaagaaaaatcttggttcacatgtaattattttatttcttacattttttattcAGGTTCCCTagtctttttcctcctctcaagCCAGAGACAGTGGCGAGGAGGACAGTAGAAGCTGTTCAGTTGAATCAAgccttcctgctccttccaTGGACAATGCATGTTCTTGTCATCCTAAAGAGGTGAGTATTTCCTTTGCCCAGCAATAGTGTCGCTACGTAGGGAAGGTTGGCTCTGTGTCTGTTCCCCGAGGCAAAGTTCAAGCTGACAGGAACTGCTCTCTCATCTCTTCCCTTGAAAGACAGTCATGGAAGCAAAAGGGAGATTCCCTTTGGagattttttgtctttgtaaaaCTCCTTTATGAAACCAGTTTCATCCCCAGAATTTGGATTCCTGAGGTGTAAAGTGGATTTTTGTCTAGGGAATTTCTTAATAATTAACTTACACAGGTAGTTGATTGGGATTTATTAAGTCACTTGTTGGACTCCAGGCTTTTTATTGTGTGGGATTTCTGAGCCATAAGGCCTGGATATCCCAGCTGCATTTAGAGAGCATTGCCTGTGTTACAGCAGTGAAACTACTAAATCAATATTTTTGTGTATGATCAGGACAGAAGTTTTAAGGtctctaaggaaaaaaaaagtcataacTTCATATCCTGAAACAACCAAAGAGAAAGGACATTCACTGTTGTATGTCCATGACAGTTTGCACTAAAGCCTTCGGAAAACCTGCTGCAGTCAGGAACTGAAACAAGGCAATGAGACTTctgtggaaaataatttcagtattgcatttcaaacaagaaaaataattcacagtAAATGCTTTGCTCTGAATGTAAAATTTGGGGTAAAAGTTCCCGGAAATTCTATTGACAAGAGAAAGGGCTGTTCCATTTTATTGTAAGAATTAATAGGTTATTTTCCATTACTGTAGCTGTCAGAAAATCAGGTCTCTATCCATGCCTTAGGATAAGGAGGCCACATGCCTTGCTCAACCAGATGGCAAGGTAACCAGAGAATTTAGATTAAATTTGTGTACATCAAAATATAGTatttggaaggaagaaaacataatGGTATCTTCCAAGTTACATCTTTTACAGACATTTTTTGGATAAACATTTCTGTAGAGAAAGGGTGACTGGATGGAACTTTCTCCCTGTAGGGCCTCCTCACAGCAGGAAACTGATGCCAGTTTTGTCTGTGTCTCTCACTAGCTGATTTTTGAGCACGTGTATATTTATGTACATAAATGCATATTTACACATCTCTCATTAGAACAGATTAAGGGATTTGTCTCATCTgatcattttctttctccttctacCCCAGCATTCTCCCCCAGGCAGCACTTGAAGAAATCCACAAGTTTTCTGGGAGCTACACCTGCATGAACACTTTTAAAGGACGAACATAGACCTGATGGCTCAAGGACTGTTCTGCAGTGAACCCAACACAAGCATGAAAATCCTACAGGACTGTGAATCAGCAAGTCTTGGCTTTCAGCCTGCTCATGTGatttgtgctgctctgaggcAACACATTTCTTGCAGGTCATATCCATAGTAACATGACCTTTGCACAGGATTGAGTGAGTGGACTATGGAcccttggaaagaaaaacagaaagtgtGAAATGTTTCTATGGTGTTTAATTCTTTAGAGTTCAATTGTTAAATCTACTCAtagttttaagatgtgatttttgtttctgaagtgtCTGTGGGCTGTCTCAGTGGAGAGGCATCACATCCCATCCCAAACACACTTTGTCCCCTCTCTCCAGAGGAACTGCCACTGgtttcatttcagctttttgaATGGGGAGcttcaaaattactttgaagAACTAAAAGTTATGAACATTTAATAGaagtttccttccctttcttcagtTTCCATCCCATGGTGAAGTTGTTCCCAGCACACACTGGGGAAAGAGCAAACCATGAAGcaatgttttctttgctgcaggCTGCCTAGGACTTCTCTTTCTGCGCCCAAAATAGCTGTTGTACTTCCTCTGTGGTGGCTGGACAGGAAGgctcaggcagcagagctgagagtTTGAATAGTGGGAGATTCTTTCTGTCACTGAACTCATATGTGAAATTgtcattctgattttttttgttgttcatttatgataaaatataaacatatttttagcGTTAATCCCAGTTGCCACACATGTAGGCAGCAGCACATTTGGGATGAACTAAATCTAGAACTAAAACTAGAGTCTGCTTGTACAAACATACATTCACTGACATAATCCATGCAGAGGAAAATCCATTGTATCAATCTGCACAGTGAAGTGGAATAATGCTCTAAAAATAGAAGAGACAGTACTGTCGTGCTTATGAGATGTGAAGTTTGGGAGCACATTTAGCAAAGACCTGATTTAAATGCACGTTGAATTCATCTGGGAATGAACCCATTGTGCTTTAGGGACATTGAATCAGGTACTGATCAGCCAAAAGTGACAAATATACTTGGACTGAGGTGCCAGAAGCAGCTagacattatttatttttgtaattaaatatCCTTTTTGACAGCCTAGGAAGGGCAACATGGCATTCCTGTGCAAAATGCAGTGAGCAGCACATTGGAGCACTACTAACAGAGGAATTAATATAATTGCAATACAGGAAGTAGCAGTCTAACTGGAGACACCTGAATGAAGTGCCTCAAGGATGGTTGTGTGATTAAAAGAGTGAATTTAGGGCTCTTGACTCAAATTTTGAGCTTTTCCATAAATGTCCTGTGTAGCCTGGGGCAAAATGCATCATCTGAAGGCGTACCCTGACCTGCAAAGCAGATATTTCTAGTGTTTCCCTACCTCAAAAGTTGCAAGTCTGACTACCTAAATGTCTGTTGAAAGCTCAGAAAATTCAAATGCAACGTGTtatagaaaggaaaagcagtattttttcatAGACCAAGAGGTTCTATACAAAAATTTAGATGAGGAAAAGACCCATATGCCAAAATATATCATCTCCTAAAAGACATCTGAGGAACAGCAGAAAAGCTGCGTTTGAAACACTCCTTTGGTTCTGCTGTGTAGAATGGAGACTTGCTACTGAGGGGCAAAGGTGTGAGTGTTAAAATCAGGTCTGACCTTACTGCAGACCACTGGATTTCTCTCTTCTGGAGCTCTCCAAGAGGAAGATGCTGCTAGAAGTGCCACTGGTGAAGTCCCTCTACTTGGGTGAGTGTTTGGAGGGGCTCTCCTGCCAGGGTCAGTGCAGAACTATAACCTGGAGCACTGTGACACCTCTGAACATGTTtcttaaaatgcagtttttgttGGAATTCCTGGATGTCTGAGGCTCTCTGGAGAGGATGCAAAGAAACGTCAGTCTCTCTGTGATTTTGAGGCCCACCCTAATAGATGCTTCCAGCTTTATTTTTTGTCAACTTTTTTGAGAAGCCCAGCTCACTGAAAGGTCAAGTGCCATGAAGGGAGAACCCTTCCAGGATCTGCCTGGAATACTGAAGGTACCAGGTTTACCAGGAGAGGTTTGGGAGAGGAAGGTATGATGATACCAACTTCCCCTTGTGCTCTCTGGTCCATTCCAGTTCCTCATTAATCCCAGCTGGGTGTGCCAGGCTCGTAGCTGCAAGAGCAAACAGCTGTGGTGGAAGAGCAGTGTCCCCCTGAAATTAAACCTTTGTGCTGAGATTCTATTTATTGGTAGCTTCCTGATGCAAAAGTGAGGTAAAAACACACACTGGAATCTTCATTAATCCCCAAATCCTGTCCCTTAGATAGATCT
Above is a genomic segment from Corvus hawaiiensis isolate bCorHaw1 chromosome 22, bCorHaw1.pri.cur, whole genome shotgun sequence containing:
- the DHRS3 gene encoding short-chain dehydrogenase/reductase 3 isoform X2, which translates into the protein MMGTECHYFICDVGNREEVYRQAKAVREKVGDITILVNNAAVVHGKSLMDSDDDALLKSQHINTLGQFWTTKAFLPRMLELQNGHIVCLNSVLALSAIPGAIDYCTSKASSFAFMESLTLGLLDCPGVNATTVLPFHTSTEMFQGMRIRFPSLFPPLKPETVARRTVEAVQLNQAFLLLPWTMHVLVILKSILPQAALEEIHKFSGSYTCMNTFKGRT
- the DHRS3 gene encoding short-chain dehydrogenase/reductase 3 isoform X1, with the translated sequence MKGIAFRPLSAWFCGGLEENFAWEKRMIWKWLGALLLFPVQMVYLMVKAAVCLVLPPKLRDLSQENVLVTGGGRGIGRHLAREFARRGARKIILWGRTEKCLKETTEEIRMMGTECHYFICDVGNREEVYRQAKAVREKVGDITILVNNAAVVHGKSLMDSDDDALLKSQHINTLGQFWTTKAFLPRMLELQNGHIVCLNSVLALSAIPGAIDYCTSKASSFAFMESLTLGLLDCPGVNATTVLPFHTSTEMFQGMRIRFPSLFPPLKPETVARRTVEAVQLNQAFLLLPWTMHVLVILKSILPQAALEEIHKFSGSYTCMNTFKGRT